TATTGCCCACGGCGGCGCAGAACTCGTCGGGGCCAATGGCTTGCTGTGCGGTTACGCACGACACACCCGCGAGCCCGCCGGACACAACCATGCTCGGTGTGATCGACCATGACGACCGCTGCTGGCCGCCGGCCATGAGACAACTGCCAACCTGATCGGCAACGCGGCGGTGTGCCTCCATGACCATCATGATGCGGCACGGCGACTACGGGCACGACCGGACACGATGGCGGGCGCAGTCGAGGAGCTCCTACGGTTGGAGCCACCAGTGCAGCTCACCTCGCGGATGGCCACTGTCGGCACCAAGCTAGGAGATCAGCCGATCGCTGAGGGCGACCAAGCGTTCGTCTCCATCGGTGGTGCAAATCGAGACCCGGCGATGTTCTCAGACCCCGACGCATTGGACCTGGACCGCGCGCTAGGAGTGTCTCTAGCCTTTGGACACGGCGTCCACTTCTCCGCCGGCGCGGCCCTCG
This window of the Acidimicrobiales bacterium genome carries:
- a CDS encoding cytochrome P450; protein product: MAAGHETTANLIGNAAVCLHDHHDAARRLRARPDTMAGAVEELLRLEPPVQLTSRMATVGTKLGDQPIAEGDQAFVSIGGANRDPAMFSDPDALDLDRALGVSLAFGHGVHFSAGAALARVEGEEVLRRLIQLDPPIEERAMTFESGASATFRRVNKLVLH